A single genomic interval of Trichosurus vulpecula isolate mTriVul1 chromosome 6, mTriVul1.pri, whole genome shotgun sequence harbors:
- the LOC118853090 gene encoding RNA-binding protein 14 isoform X4 → MKIFVGNVDGADTTPEELAALFSRFGTVMSCAVMKQFAFVHVREAAGALRAIEALHGHELRPGRALVVEMSRPRPLNTWKIFVGNVSAACTSQELRSLFERHGPVIECDVVKGDGRVS, encoded by the exons ATGAAGATCTTTGTGGGGAACGTAGATGGGGCGGACACGACTCCGGAGGAGCTCGCGGCCCTTTTCTCGCGCTTCGGCACCGTCATGAGCTGTGCCGTCATGAAGCAGTTCGCTTTCGTGCACGTGCGCGAGGCCGCGGGCGCGCTGCGCGCCATCGAGGCCCTACACGGCCACGAGCTCCGGCCGGGGCGCGCCCTCGTGGTGGAGATGTCGCGTCCGCGGCCTCTCAACACTTGGAAAATTTTCGTGGGGAACGTGTCGGCTGCGTGCACTAGCCAGGAGCTGCGCAGCCTCTTCGAGCGCCACGGGCCCGTCATCGAGTGTGACGTGGTCAAAG GTGACGGACGTGTTTCGTAA
- the LOC118853090 gene encoding RNA-binding protein 14 isoform X3, giving the protein MKIFVGNVDGADTTPEELAALFSRFGTVMSCAVMKQFAFVHVREAAGALRAIEALHGHELRPGRALVVEMSRPRPLNTWKIFVGNVSAACTSQELRSLFERHGPVIECDVVKDYAFVHMEKEADAKAAIEQLNGKEVKGKRINVELSIKGMVPTGA; this is encoded by the exons ATGAAGATCTTTGTGGGGAACGTAGATGGGGCGGACACGACTCCGGAGGAGCTCGCGGCCCTTTTCTCGCGCTTCGGCACCGTCATGAGCTGTGCCGTCATGAAGCAGTTCGCTTTCGTGCACGTGCGCGAGGCCGCGGGCGCGCTGCGCGCCATCGAGGCCCTACACGGCCACGAGCTCCGGCCGGGGCGCGCCCTCGTGGTGGAGATGTCGCGTCCGCGGCCTCTCAACACTTGGAAAATTTTCGTGGGGAACGTGTCGGCTGCGTGCACTAGCCAGGAGCTGCGCAGCCTCTTCGAGCGCCACGGGCCCGTCATCGAGTGTGACGTGGTCAAAG ACTATGCATTTGTTCacatggaaaaggaagcagaCGCCAAAGCCGCCATCGAGCAGCTCAACGGCAAGGAGGTGAAGGGCAAGCGCATCAACGTGGAGCTTTCCATCAAAG GTATGGTTCCAACCGGCGCTTAG
- the LOC118853090 gene encoding RNA-binding protein 14 isoform X1 yields MKIFVGNVDGADTTPEELAALFSRFGTVMSCAVMKQFAFVHVREAAGALRAIEALHGHELRPGRALVVEMSRPRPLNTWKIFVGNVSAACTSQELRSLFERHGPVIECDVVKDYAFVHMEKEADAKAAIEQLNGKEVKGKRINVELSIKGQKKGPAGLAAPGEKAKKPGAGDTAFPGTGGFSATFDYQQAFSNSTTGFDGRPRQPSPPFYGRDRSPLRRSPPRASYVTPLTAQPATYRAQPSVSLGAAYRAQPSASLGVAYRTQPMTAQAASYRAQPSVSLGAPYRAQLASPGSQPGGASSLGPYGGAQPSASALTSYGAQSAAASSLTSYGAQASSLASYGNQPASYGVRAAASSYNAQSAASSLTSYGAQAASYGAQPAASSLAYGAQAASYNTQPTAASYNAQPTAASYNAQSGPYAAQPAASYSAQPAAYVAQPATAAAYAAQPAAYAAQAAGPLAGSYGAQPVVTAQLNAYGAQATMGLSGSYGAQSAAATGSYGAAAAYGAQPTAAALAAPYRTQSSAPLGSSYAAQQQPPQPAAASYRGQPGATYEGAGQPSAAYLSLSQGAVANAATSTPPPYERTRLSPPRDSYDDPYKKAASIMSKRYGSNRRLAELSDYRRLSDSQLSFRRSPTKSSLDYRRLPDAHSDYARYSGSYSEYLRAAQMHSGYQRRL; encoded by the exons ATGAAGATCTTTGTGGGGAACGTAGATGGGGCGGACACGACTCCGGAGGAGCTCGCGGCCCTTTTCTCGCGCTTCGGCACCGTCATGAGCTGTGCCGTCATGAAGCAGTTCGCTTTCGTGCACGTGCGCGAGGCCGCGGGCGCGCTGCGCGCCATCGAGGCCCTACACGGCCACGAGCTCCGGCCGGGGCGCGCCCTCGTGGTGGAGATGTCGCGTCCGCGGCCTCTCAACACTTGGAAAATTTTCGTGGGGAACGTGTCGGCTGCGTGCACTAGCCAGGAGCTGCGCAGCCTCTTCGAGCGCCACGGGCCCGTCATCGAGTGTGACGTGGTCAAAG ACTATGCATTTGTTCacatggaaaaggaagcagaCGCCAAAGCCGCCATCGAGCAGCTCAACGGCAAGGAGGTGAAGGGCAAGCGCATCAACGTGGAGCTTTCCATCAAAGGTCAGAAGAAGGGGCCAGCGGGCCTGGCAGCCCCTGGGGAAAAGGCCAAGAAGCCAGGGGCTGGCGACACTGCATTCCCTGGGACTGGCGGCTTCTCTGCCACCTTTGATTATCAGCAGGCCTTCAGCAACAGCACCACCGGCTTCGATGGGCGGCCCCGGcagccctcccctcctttctatgGCCGTGACCGCAGTCCCCTGCGCCGCTCACCTCCCCGAGCTTCCTACGTGACCCCACTGACGGCCCAGCCAGCCACTTACCGAGCCCAGCCTTCAGTTTCCCTGGGGGCGGCCTATAGAGCCCAACCCTCTGCTTCCTTGGGTGTTGCCTATCGGACCCAGCCCATGACTGCCCAGGCAGCCTCCTACCGGGCACAGCCTTCAGTGTCCCTGGGAGCCCCATACCGGGCCCAGCTGGCTAGCCCTGGCTCTCAGCCTGGGGGAGCTTCTTCACTTGGCCCCTACGGAGGTGCCCAGCCCTCAGCCTCGGCCCTTACCTCCTATGGGGCCCAGTCAGCTGCAGCCTCTTCTCTCACCTCCTATGGGGCCCAGGCCTCCTCCCTTGCCTCTTACGGTAATCAGCCAGCTTCCTATGGGGTGCGAGCTGCTGCCTCCTCTTACAATGCCCAATCGGCAGCTTCTTCCCTGACCTCATATGGGGCTCAGGCAGCTTCCTATGGGGCCCAGCCTGCAGCATCCTCACTTGCCTATGGGGCCCAGGCGGCCTCCTATAACACCCAGCCTACTGCAGCCTCCTATAATGCTCAGCCCACAGCAGCCTCTTACAATGCCCAGTCTGGCCCATATGCAGCCCAGCCAGCTGCTTCCTATTCTGCCCAGCCAGCTGCCTACGTGGCTCAGCCGGCTACTGCCGCAGCCTATGCCGCCCAGCCAGCCGCCTATGCAGCACAGGCAGCGGGCCCCCTCGCAGGTTCCTACGGCGCCCAGCCAGTCGTCACAGCACAGCTGAATGCATATGGAGCTCAGGCCACCATGGGCCTCTCTGGCTCCTACGGGGCTCAGTCGGCTGCAGCCACTGGCTCTTATGGGGCGGCAGCTGCTTATGGCGCCCAGCCCACTGCGGCAGCCCTGGCTGCTCCCTACCGCACTCAGTCGTCGGCCCCGTTGGGTTCTTCCTATGCTGCCCAACAGCAGCCTCCCCAGCCTGCTGCTGCTTCCTACCGGGGCCAGCCAGGTGCCACGTATGAGGGGGCGGGCCAGCCGTCCGCAGCCTACTTGTCCCTGTCCCAGGGGGCTGTTGCCAACGCCGCTACCAGCACCCCGCCGCCCTATGAGCGTACCCGCCTCTCCCCACCCCGAGACAGCTACGACGATCCCTACAAAAAGGCCGCCTCCATCATGTCGAAAAG GTATGGTTCCAACCGGCGCTTAGCCGAGCTCTCTGATTACCGCCGTTTATCAGACTCGCAGCTTTCGTTCCGCCGCTCGCCGACAAAGTCCTCGCTGGATTACCGTCGCCTGCCCGATGCCCATTCCGATTACGCTCGCTATTCGGGCTCCTATAGCGAGTACCTGCGGGCAGCGCAGATGCACTCTGGCTACCAGCGCCGCCTGTAG